From the Bacteroidota bacterium genome, one window contains:
- a CDS encoding SDR family NAD(P)-dependent oxidoreductase yields MDKIAIVTGASEGIGKAISIKLASIGYNIILNNRFEEKTLELAEYIRNTYRVNVHISIFDVTKKQEVESAVEGLPEEWRAIDVLVNNAGTVLGYGPIHEGDTDDWDTMIDTNVKGLLYVTRAIAPMMMKRKKGHIVNMASIAGKEPYLNGNVYCGTKAAIDVLSKSMRIDLAPFVKVSSIHPGTVETGISVVRFKGDTERAKKVYEGWTPLKPEDVAESVAFMINTPAHVNVNELVLMATDQPTSYIFHKQLPE; encoded by the coding sequence ATGGATAAAATCGCAATTGTAACTGGTGCCTCAGAAGGAATAGGTAAAGCTATTTCTATCAAATTGGCCTCGATAGGTTATAATATAATACTTAATAACCGATTTGAAGAAAAGACTTTAGAGCTGGCTGAATATATTAGAAATACGTATCGTGTAAATGTACATATTTCTATATTTGATGTTACAAAAAAGCAAGAAGTTGAAAGTGCTGTGGAAGGCTTGCCCGAAGAATGGAGGGCGATAGACGTGCTTGTTAATAATGCAGGAACAGTATTGGGCTACGGCCCTATACATGAAGGAGACACTGATGATTGGGACACCATGATTGATACCAATGTGAAAGGCTTATTATATGTAACACGTGCCATAGCCCCAATGATGATGAAGAGAAAAAAAGGTCATATTGTTAATATGGCATCTATTGCAGGAAAAGAACCTTATCTGAATGGAAATGTATACTGCGGAACCAAAGCCGCAATTGATGTATTAAGCAAAAGCATGCGTATCGATTTGGCTCCTTTCGTAAAAGTTTCATCCATACATCCAGGAACAGTTGAAACAGGTATTTCGGTTGTTCGTTTTAAAGGCGATACCGAACGAGCCAAAAAAGTTTATGAAGGCTGGACACCATTAAAACCAGAGGATGTAGCAGAGTCGGTAGCATTTATGATTAATACACCCGCCCATGTTAATGTGAATGAGCTGGTATTGATGGCTACGGACCAACCCACTTCTTATATTTTCCACAAGCAGTTGCCCGAATAA
- a CDS encoding tetratricopeptide repeat protein, which produces MKYIFIFFVSFISLNLHSQNALDYYNQAKAKDELKDYKKAIVLYTKAIELNPKLVSAYYKRGNSRIDLANKTVSKNSIKVYLNHYQESIRDYDTAIELNSNFADVYLMRGIAELNGNEDAAVVDFLKAIKLNPAEILAYKNLGNCKYNSRDFEGAIECYNKCIAIDPNFFPAYFNRGLCRIEMEDNVNALKDFNKSIELAPTHAASYYQRGNTSQGNMEDSNAIIDFSKAIELNPNLFEAYYSMGISKANLTLYKEAIKDYNITIKLSPRYAEAYYQRANCKINLKDNKGACKDYHKAASFFYKPAIEKLKQYCN; this is translated from the coding sequence ATGAAATATATTTTCATATTTTTTGTCTCATTCATTTCGCTCAACCTTCACAGCCAAAACGCTCTAGACTATTACAACCAAGCAAAAGCAAAAGACGAATTAAAAGATTACAAAAAAGCTATAGTATTATATACAAAAGCTATTGAGTTAAACCCCAAACTCGTTTCAGCCTATTATAAAAGGGGGAATTCGAGAATTGATTTAGCGAATAAAACAGTTTCCAAAAACAGTATAAAAGTTTATCTAAATCACTATCAAGAATCAATTAGAGACTATGATACTGCAATAGAATTAAATTCAAATTTTGCAGATGTTTACTTGATGAGAGGAATTGCAGAACTTAATGGTAATGAAGATGCAGCAGTCGTGGATTTCTTGAAAGCTATAAAACTCAATCCAGCAGAAATCTTAGCATATAAAAACCTTGGCAATTGTAAATATAATTCTAGAGATTTTGAAGGTGCTATTGAATGTTATAATAAGTGTATTGCAATTGACCCCAATTTTTTTCCCGCATATTTTAACAGGGGACTTTGCCGAATAGAAATGGAAGACAATGTAAATGCATTGAAGGATTTCAATAAATCAATAGAACTAGCCCCCACACATGCAGCTTCTTATTATCAAAGAGGAAATACAAGCCAAGGAAATATGGAGGATAGCAATGCCATTATCGATTTTTCAAAAGCTATAGAATTAAATCCCAATTTGTTTGAAGCATATTATAGCATGGGAATCAGCAAAGCCAATTTAACATTATATAAAGAAGCTATAAAAGATTATAATATAACTATTAAATTAAGTCCGCGATATGCTGAAGCTTATTATCAAAGAGCGAATTGTAAAATTAATTTAAAAGACAATAAAGGAGCCTGCAAAGATTATCATAAAGCAGCAAGCTTTTTTTATAAACCGGCAATTGAGAAATTAAAACAATACTGCAATTGA
- a CDS encoding methylmalonyl-CoA mutase family protein — translation MKSSIFAVIINNNYLMEAFENTSGIEIDRIYKNHPDSHRDNTEEAGEFPYTRGVQPDMYRGRLWTMRQYAGFSTAEESNKRYHYLLKNGTMGLSVAFDLPTQIGYDSDHAMSEGEVGKVGVAIDSLADMEILFKGISLEQITTSMTINATASTLLAFYIALGRKTGCDVRKLGGTIQNDILKEYAARGTYIYPPKPSMRLITDVFEYCSKEVPKWNTISISGYHIREAGSTAVQELAFTLSNGKAYLKAAIEKGMDINIFAPRLSFFFNAHNNFFEEVAKFRAARKIWANITKELGASEPKAQMLRFHTQTGGSTLTAQQPQNNIVRVTLQALSAVLGGTQSLHTNGYDEALSLPTEAAAKIALRTQQIIANESGVIQTVDPLGGSYYIESLTDEMERLALDYIIRIDNMGGSVSAIEEGFMQREIAAAAYAHQKNVENEESIIVGVNKYTEPENNDTPILKVDDSIREGQIKRLNEVKSQRDNNKVSELLQTLEQQAKDGTNLMPGIIESVSNYATLGEVADVFRKVFGEYEG, via the coding sequence AAATACATCGGGCATAGAGATAGACCGAATATATAAAAACCATCCCGATAGTCATCGGGACAACACAGAGGAGGCGGGCGAGTTTCCTTACACTCGTGGCGTGCAGCCCGATATGTATCGTGGCCGTTTGTGGACCATGAGGCAGTATGCAGGTTTTTCTACCGCAGAGGAATCGAACAAACGTTACCACTATTTGCTGAAGAACGGAACGATGGGTTTGTCGGTAGCCTTCGACCTGCCCACCCAGATAGGATATGATAGTGACCATGCGATGAGTGAAGGAGAAGTAGGCAAGGTAGGCGTAGCTATAGATTCGCTAGCTGATATGGAAATTCTGTTTAAGGGAATTAGTCTGGAACAAATCACTACATCCATGACCATCAATGCAACCGCATCTACACTGCTAGCGTTTTATATAGCACTGGGGCGTAAAACAGGATGTGATGTGAGAAAGCTGGGAGGTACGATACAAAATGATATATTGAAAGAATATGCAGCACGCGGCACTTATATATATCCGCCGAAACCAAGTATGCGATTGATTACGGATGTGTTTGAATATTGCAGCAAGGAAGTGCCCAAATGGAATACAATTTCTATATCGGGTTATCATATACGTGAAGCGGGTTCTACTGCGGTGCAAGAGTTGGCTTTTACTTTAAGCAATGGCAAAGCCTATCTAAAAGCAGCGATTGAAAAGGGGATGGACATTAATATATTTGCTCCACGCTTGTCGTTCTTTTTTAATGCCCATAATAATTTTTTTGAAGAGGTAGCGAAGTTTAGAGCTGCTAGAAAAATTTGGGCAAATATTACCAAAGAACTTGGTGCCTCAGAACCTAAAGCACAAATGCTAAGATTCCATACACAAACAGGTGGCTCGACTTTAACAGCCCAACAACCACAAAATAATATAGTACGTGTTACGTTGCAAGCATTGTCGGCAGTGCTGGGCGGTACGCAAAGTTTGCATACCAATGGGTATGATGAAGCGTTAAGTTTGCCTACAGAAGCCGCAGCAAAAATTGCGTTGAGAACACAACAAATTATTGCCAATGAAAGTGGGGTAATACAAACTGTGGATCCATTAGGAGGCAGTTATTATATAGAAAGTTTGACCGATGAAATGGAACGCTTAGCATTAGACTATATTATAAGAATTGATAATATGGGTGGTTCGGTTTCGGCAATTGAAGAAGGATTTATGCAACGTGAAATTGCAGCAGCAGCTTATGCCCACCAAAAAAATGTTGAGAATGAAGAAAGTATTATAGTAGGTGTAAACAAATATACAGAACCTGAAAACAATGATACACCCATACTAAAAGTAGATGATAGTATTCGTGAAGGACAAATAAAAAGATTGAATGAGGTGAAAAGCCAACGTGATAATAATAAGGTTAGTGAATTGCTGCAGACCTTGGAACAACAAGCCAAAGACGGGACTAACTTAATGCCGGGTATTATAGAAAGTGTATCGAACTATGCTACATTAGGCGAGGTAGCTGATGTGTTTAGAAAAGTTTTTGGGGAATATGAGGGATAA